Proteins from one Mytilus galloprovincialis chromosome 11, xbMytGall1.hap1.1, whole genome shotgun sequence genomic window:
- the LOC143052012 gene encoding uncharacterized protein LOC143052012: protein MGFFLELTYSFPLKARKSLTSEDSSPLKARKSLTSEDSSPLKARKSLTSEDSSPLKAIKDLNNPIDVCQNLERIRETTVEYERIGKNTKKDAITGLINHSSTKDKKSEIGRKRSGNKKIDAAESKKCTVRLTDIGTIKNLKTYVNKTEKKEKEGRYV from the exons atggggttcttCCTAGAACTAAC ATATAGTTTTCCATTAAAAGCTAGGAAATCCCTTACAAGTGAAGATAGTTCTCCATTAAAAGCTAGGAAATCCCTTACAAGTGAAGATAGTTCTCCATTAAAAGCTAGGAAATCCCTTACAAGTGAAGATAGTTCTCCATTAAAAGCAATAAAAG ATTTAAATAATCCAATAGATGTTTGCCAAAATTTAGAAAGGATCCGTGAAACTACTGTAGAATATGAAAGGATTGGTAAAAATACTAAAAAGG ATGCAATTACAGGACTTATTAATCATTCATCGACAAAAGATAAAAAATCAGAAATAG GCAGAAAAAGATCAGGAAATAAGAAAATAGATGCAGCAGAATCCAAGAAGTGTACAGTAAGACTGACTGATATTGGTACTattaaaaacttgaaaacatatgtaaacaagacagagaaaaaagaaaaagaaggaaGATATGTGTAA